Proteins co-encoded in one Arachis hypogaea cultivar Tifrunner chromosome 13, arahy.Tifrunner.gnm2.J5K5, whole genome shotgun sequence genomic window:
- the LOC112736053 gene encoding uncharacterized protein: protein MCSYYFIATSDQVPYHVRSISLPSRLHPLSNDIEIELKNFELLLASSSSSMDYYSSITISSSVMNADLLTRLVHLYNCVNEQIIGSSLSQKVLLHDQDQEKYLDKVLDMSLVFLDVCGSARELLQLAKEHAQELQSAMRRHRKGQDCSSIKSQICDYFCFKKRAKREISKILKSLKKMENNHGFVNGKTHYCLSNVSKVLRELSIVTILVLRRVLIFMCPQVLKKKNNIGEWLLLFSRKNRVINSNEIDVFPCTIIVKKTNGFVKDDLEIVKRRLEGVDECVRELEAGLGCLFRCLIRHRVSLLNLLTP from the coding sequence ATGTGTTCTTATTATTTCATAGCAACTTCAGATCAAGTTCCCTACCATGTTAGATCCATTAGCTTGCCTTCTAGGTTACACCCTTTATCCAATGACATCGAAATCGAGCTCAAGAATTTCGAATTATTATTagcatcttcatcatcatcaatggATTATTATTCATCAATCACAATTAGTAGTAGTGTTATGAATGCAGATTTATTAACAAGGCTTGTGCATTTGTACAATTGTGTGAATGAACAAATCATTGGTTCTTCACTCTCCCAAAAGGTTCTTCTCCATGATCAAGATCAAGAAAAGTACTTAGATAAAGTACTTGATATGTCACTTGTTTTTCTTGATGTTTGTGGATCGGCAAGAGAATTGTTGCAACTCGCGAAAGAACACGCGCAAGAGCTTCAATCCGCGATGCGTCGTCACAGAAAGGGTCAAGATTGTTCCAGCATTAAGAGTCAGATTTGCGATTACTTCTGTTTCAAGAAAAGGGCAAAGAGGGAAATCTCTAAGATCCTTAAATCATTGAAGAAAATGGAAAATAATCATGGCTTTGTTAATGGTAAGACACATTATTGTTTATCAAATGTGTCTAAAGTTCTAAGAGAACTAAGCATTGTAACCATTTTGGTCTTGAGAAGAGTACTAATTTTTATGTGTCCACAAGTgttgaagaaaaagaataatattgGTGAGTGGTTATTATTGTTCTCAAGAAAAAATAGGGTCATCAATAGTAATGAAATTGATGTGTTTCCATGCACAATAATAGTTAAGAAAACCAATGGTTTTGTTAAGGATGATTTAGAAATAGTTAAGAGAAGATTAGAGGGAGTAGATGAGTGTGTTAGAGAGTTAGAGGCAGGACTAGGTTGCCTCTTTAGGTGCTTAATTAGACATAGAGTGTCACTTCTTAATCTTCTTACTCcctaa
- the LOC112736193 gene encoding uncharacterized protein codes for MASKYQLRSISLPSRSHPSTIRVDEELIKLKTWEATSTSTSKSIAIGFSLLQDLYLSLDAFLNMASTQHVISQNQGGDEKYFEEVLDGSIRVLDICGITRDIILQIKENVQSLHSSLRRRKGDSSVEKSVLEYNLFTKKMKKNSKKVITNLKHMDSNFGVSPILNLGDHFGAVVRVLREVILMNLFVFQLLLSFFNMSKSKSKSKSTKWLMVAKLLHKGVIACDEDNSQNVNELQCVEASLSTLLIEGINNGEKMHIAHEKLGALENVLESLDNNLDSTFRNLIKTRASLLNMIFHHKIWLPFIMKRATMATFKHSSKYGVRSISLPTRSHPSTIQVEEELNKLKSWDSSSSSSSLSKVETICYGLLGLGKLYKCIEDLLKLPLTQQALGQHKDEKWVNEFLDCPLRFLDLLGKTRDSIMLMKSSVEDLQSSLRRRKIGNLDIEGHISSYWSLRRNIRKECTKNLLFLKQIDDGPFPPPPLDLDDDNHLCALVRVLRESSLITSSIFQSLFVFLSSSILKSKPTKWAFVSRLVHKGVLISCNNNQQENVNALEKVDLSLCNLELTIMENLNKEEVGERIQSTNRSLEALVLGIQGIEEGLECLFKHLINTRVSFLNIISP; via the exons aTGGCAAGCAAGTATCAACTTCGTTCCATTAGTTTGCCATCAAGATCTCATCCAAGCACTATTAGAGTTGATGAAGAACTCATCAAGCTCAAGACATGGGAAgcaacatcaacatcaacatctaAGTCAATTGCCATTGGCTTTTCCTTGCTTCAAGATTTGTACCTCTCATTGGATGCATTTCTCAACATGGCATCAACACAACATGTGATTTCTCAAAACCAAGGTGGTGATGAGAAATATTTTGAAGAGGTCTTGGATGGTTCAATTAGGGTTTTGGACATTTGTGGCATCACAAGAGACATTATTCTACAAATTAAGGAGAATGTTCAATCCCTTCATTCTTCtctaagaagaagaaaaggagacTCAAGTGTTGAGAAAAGTGTGCTTGAGTACAATTTATTcaccaagaagatgaagaagaattccaagaaggTAATCACAAATTTGAAGCATATGGATAGCAATTTTGGGGTGTCACCAATTTTGAATCTTGGTGACCACTTTGGTGCTGTGGTTAGGGTTCTTAGGGAAGTGATACTAATGAACTTGTTTGTGTTCCAATTACTATTGTCTTTCTTCAATATGTCAAAGTCAAAGTCAAAGTCAAAGTCAACCAAATGGTTGATGGTGGCAAAACTTTTGCACAAAGGGGTCATAGCTTGTGATGAAGATAACTCACAAAATGTCAATGAGTTGCAATGTGTGGAAGCATCTCTAAGTACCCTTTTAATTGAAGGGATTAATAATGGTGAGAAGATGCATATAGCACATGAAAAGTTGGGGGCTTTGGAGAATGTTCTAGAAAGCCTTGATAATAATTTGGATAGCACATTTAGGAACTTGATTAAGACTAGAGCCTCCCTTTTGAATATGATCT TCCATCACAAAATTTGGTTACCCTTTATCATGAAAAGGGCAACCATGGCTACCTTTAAACATTCTAGCAAATATGGTGTTAGATCTATTAGTTTACCAACTAGATCACATCCAAGCACAATTCAAGTAGAAGAAGAGCTCAACAAGCTTAAATCATgggattcatcatcatcatcatcatctttgtcAAAGGTTGAAACAATTTGCTATGGTCTATTAGGCCTTGGTAAATTGTATAAGTGCATAGAAGATCTCTTGAAATTGCCATTGACCCAACAAGCATTAGGTCAACATAAAGATGAGAAATGGGTGAATGAGTTCTTGGATTGCCCCTTAAGGTTCCTTGATCTATTGGGAAAAACAAGGGATTCCATCATGTTGATGAAATCAAGTGTTGAAGATCTTCAATCTTCACTTAGGAGGAGAAAGATTGGAAATCTTGACATTGAAGGACACATCTCTTCATATTGGAGCCTTAGAAGGAACATTAGAAAAGAATGCACAAAAAATTTGCTTTTTTTGAAGCAAATTGATGATGGGCcatttcctcctcctcctttggaTCTTGATGATGATAACCATCTTTGTGCATTGGTAAGAGTTCTTAGAGAATCAAGTTTGATCACAAGCTCAATTTTCCAATCACTTTTTGTGTTCCTTTCTTCATCAATCTTGAAATCAAAGCCTACTAAATGGGCATTTGTGTCAAGATTGGTGCATAAGGGTGTTCTTATTTCTTGCAACAACAATCAACAAGAGAATGTTAATGCTCTTGAAAAAGTGGATCTATCACTTTGCAACTTGGAACTTACTATTATGGAGAATTTGAACAAAGAAGAAGTGGGTGAGAGGATTCAATCTACAAATAGAAGCCTTGAAGCTTTGGTATTAGGAATTCAAGGGATTGAAGAAGGGTTAGAGTGCTTGTTTAAGCACTTGATTAATACTAGGGTGTCTTTTCTTAATATAATTTCTCCTTGa
- the LOC112736194 gene encoding uncharacterized protein: protein MTTTGIIGAASRARRAVKLTLALLGLGFNTSKCKTAAKMAVARIKLLRNKREVVVRQMRRDIAMLLHSGQDATARIRVEHVMREQNILAANEFIELFCELVVSRLSIISKQRDCPADLKEGIASLIFAAPRCSEIPELVSLKNIFEKKYGKDFVSAATDLRPSCGVNRQLIDKLSVRTPAGELKLKVLKEIAKEHQVEWDTAESEKELLKPPEELIEGPKTFVSASSFPAVIPTTNVSSESNKPITRLSGGEKGSGDMHFEDSKAAAEAAAESAKKAIAAAEVAAYMAMKDHNNEAPKPYVYNNKLDNSNNMVHQSTIEEKMYRSKSLPRSEQKKDEDYSSPTEMYGGGNDYRRHSYHPTFARHSDIKFDESDCDEEIEVEEPPSTLPPKRPPPSVPSSFLKQDSSVRVHPKLPDYDELAARFDALKFKKSQS, encoded by the exons ATGACGACTACTGGGATAATAGGTGCAGCCTCCCGCGCCAGGAGGGCAGTGAAGCTCACGCTCGCCCTCCTTGGCTTAGGCTTCAACACCTCCAAATGCAAGACTGCAGCCAAGATGGCGGTTGCCAGAATCAAGCTCCTCCGTAACAAGCGGGAGGTTGTCGTCAGGCAGATGAGGCGCGACATTGCCATGCTCCTCCACTCGGGTCAAGATGCCACTGCTCGCATTCGA GTTGAGCATGTGATGAGAGAGCAAAATATTTTGGCTGCAAATGAGTTCATTGAGCTCTTCTGTGAATTAGTAGTTTCCAGACTCTCAATCATTTCAAAGCAAAG GGACTGTCCAGCAGATTTGAAAGAAGGAATTGCTAGTTTAATATTTGCAGCGCCAAGGTGCTCTGAAATTCCAGAACTCGTGTCGCTGAAGAATATCTTTGAGAAGAAATACGGAAAGGATTTCGTGTCGGCAGCTACTGATCTTAGACCTAGCTGTGGCGTAAATCGTCAG TTAATCGACAAGCTCTCAGTGCGAACACCTGCCGGCGAATTAAAGTTGAAAGTATTAAAGGAAATAGCTAAGGAGCATCAAGTAGAATGGGATACTGCAGAGTCTGAAAAAGAACTTCTGAAGCCTCCAGAAGAGCTCATA GAAGGGCCAAAAACATTCGTTAGTGCAAGCAGCTTTCCAGCAGTCATACCTACAACAAATGTGTCCTCTGAATCAAACAAGCCAATTACTAG attatcaggtGGTGAAAAAGGCAGTGGTGACATGCATTTCGAGGATTCTAAGGCTGCTGCTGAGGCAGCTGCCGAATCAGCTAAGAAAGCAATTGCCGCGGCCGAAGTTGCTGCTTACATGGCTATGAAAGACCATAACAATGAAGCTCCTAAACCATACGTTTACAATAACAAGTTGGATAACTCAAATAATATGgttcatcaatcaacaattgaggAGAAAATGTATAGGTCAAAGAGCTTACCGAGGTCCGAACAGAAGAAAGATGAAGATTATTCATCCCCTACTGAAATGTATGGCGGTGGAAATGATTATAGGAGGCACAGCTACCATCCAACTTTCGCACGACATTCAGATATTAAGTTTGATGAATCCGACTGCGATGAAGAAATTGAAGTGGAAGAACCTCCTTCAACTCTGCCACCTAAGAGGCCACCACCATCTGTTCCTTCATCTTTCCTTAAACAGGACAGCAGTGTCCGTGTCCATCCAAAATTGCCAGATTACGACGAACTTGCAGCTCGCTTTGATGCACTGAAGTTCAAGAAGTCACAATCCTAA
- the LOC140178074 gene encoding protein FAR-RED IMPAIRED RESPONSE 1-like gives MGGNAPKGFLTDQCASMKRALEACMPTTVHRWCIWHIMKKIPSKLNGYKGHADIEQEMSQVVWNSQSKDSFDRNWNDFLLNFGLGDNKWLSDLYEDRHIWVPIYLDHHFWAGMRSTQRSESMHSFFNKYITRNSSLIQFVKQYDNCLGSREQAERESDAADFHTVIPCATKSCIEAQFQDAYTHAKFREVQAQFRGKANCITRLKNSALGYSVYEVGEQVSSSIFNKFVVTYDSVAAEVKCHCLLFESRGILCRHALSVLSFEQVSQVSPRYILERWSKKVKRRHTHIKSSHDEPLMEPRSKRFDQLVFRSQNICEFASESEELTAILHRAYDNVMAEMEALKAKRKGTSSLSHEDANLESVNELQSPPRIRTRGRPKNRLGSKLEKQIANATKKKKTKVLSEINLFDAASAAHSNCSQYQGHVMSYQFRVPAAGDNWLGV, from the exons atgggaggaaacgctccgaaagggtttctcaccgatcagtgcgcatccatgaaaagggctttagaggcctgtatgccaacaacagttcaccgctggtgcatttggcacatcatgaagaagattccaagcaaattaaacgggtacaagggacatgccgatatcgaacaagaaatgagccaagttgtttggaactctcaaagcaaagactcattcgataggaattggaacgattttctgctgaattttggtcttggggacaacaagtggctttcag atctgtacgaagaccgtcacatatgggttcctatctatctggatcaccatttctgggcagggatgagaagcacacaaaggagcgagagcatgcattcattttttaacaagtatatcacccggaacagctcgcttattcagttcgtcaaacaatacgataattgcctcggaagcagggagcaagcagagagagaatcagatgctgcagattttcatacggtcataccgtgtgcaacgaAATCctgcattgaagctcagtttcaagatgcatacactcacgcaaagtttagggaagtccaagcgcaattcagaggaaaggcgaattgcatcaccagactgaagaattccgctctaggctattcagtatacgaagtcggagaacaagtttccagctcaatattcaacaagttcgtggttacttacgactcggttgcagccgaggtaaaatgccattgcttattattcgagtcgagagggatactgtgccgtcacgcactaagcgtgttaagcttcgaacaagtaagccaagtgtcaccgagatacatactggaacgatggagcaagaaggtaaagaggcgacacacacacatcaagagcagccacgacgagccactaatggagccaagaagcaagaggttcgaccaattggtttttcgttcgcaaaatatatgcgaatttgcctccgaatcggaggagctgactgcaattctgcaccgcgcgtacgataacgtcatggccgagatggaagcattaaaagccaaaaggaaggggacatcttctttatcccacgaagacgccaacttggaatccgttaacgagcttcaaagcccgccaaggattcgaacaagaggacgtccaaaaaacaggctaggttcaaagctggagaaacagatcgcaaatgccacaaagaagaagaagacgaaagttttaagcgag ataaacctgtttgatgctgcatcagcggcgcattcaaattgcagccaatatcaaggacacgttatgagttatcagttcagggtaccagcagcaggggataactggttgggtgtatag